TCCCAATCAACAAATCAACACCCTGTTTTTTCAACAAACCAAGATTAGGCTTCAAACAATAAAACATATTCGATCTAGGACAAACCACAACAGGAACATTATCGTCCTTAACACGCTCTAGATCACTCTCTGTAGCAAAAACCATGTGAACTAAAAAATCAGGTTTCAAACCAAGAATCAAATCAATATCTTCCCTCTTTCTCTCACTAGCATGTAAAGCAAAAATCTTATTCTCTTTTTTAGTGTGCCTAGCAACCTTTTCAAGCTCAGAATAATCCCAGTCAGAGATACTACTAAGACCTATACCATCAGAGTTTTCCAACAAAAAACTAACCTCCTCAGGATCATAATTTAGATGCTTTGGTCTCGATAAAATCAAAGAAGAAACACCAGTGTTTTTCAGAGATTTTCTAAGCTGAGATACACCAGTTATACCGGTTTCCCTGAAATCCCAGAAACAAGAAACACCACCAGCTTTCATGGTTTCGATAGAATCTCTCATACCAGCTATTATCTCCTCCTCAGTAGCCTCTTTTAACAACCTATGCTTCAGACCATGTGGTGGTGCAACAAGCTCCTCAACTTTTCTTGGTAGATCAATATCCTTTTTTTTTATGAAAGAATCACCAATATGTGTATGAGCGTTAACAAAAGACGGTGTTATCAAACCAGTACAAACCGGTTTTTTAGGTGGAGAACCTTTACCTGTTTCAACTATCTTGTTTTTTTCAAAACCTACGTACCCTTTTTCAAAACCCTTGTTTGTAAGTATTTCTCCTGAAACGTAATCCATCGAAACTAATAAACATAGAGGTGTTTTAAACTTTATTTATCAACTCTATTTTAGTGTCTTAACCCACTCATACACAGGTTCAACAAGTTTTTTAATCCTCTCTTTCTCCTCAGTCATAGGCGATGGTTTCCAACCATCAGCCGGCTCAAAATGGAAATCTGTAACAGCACCCACTCGTTGTTCCTTTGGTTTAAAAACAACCTTGAGAGGCATACCAAATTCCACATCCCATGGGTTAATTCCATGTAACTCATTAGCTATAGCAACCTTGCTATCACCGATAATCGCATATACTAAAACAATAGGTAGCCGTTTCAGAGATGATCTACCACTCCAACCAGCTACAGTCCAAGTATGAACCTTCGCAGTAAGTGGCATCTCAACCCATTCGGTTCTCTCAAGTTTACAGTTAAGGTTCCAGCAATGTGTACGAACAGGTACCCATGTGTCACCACATTTTGGGCAACGTGTACCCATTATTTTGCCTTCAAGTAAACCAATGAAGAATTTACTGTTCCAACCATGTCTAATAGTATAAAGTTGGTCGTAGTGAAGGAACTGGTTCATAACTGTTCTATCCTCTGATATCTCATGGCCAACAAAAACCAACCCTGTTTCTTTAACACCCTCAGGCCTGTAATCCTTCCTCTCTGTGAACTTTGGTTCATAAGCAAATTTTTTCTTATTATTTTTGTTTTTCATTAAAACCACCTGCTCCATCATTAATGCCTCCTTAAAATAAAATTGGATATACTAGTCCCTGTACCAGCATGACTATTCACAATACCACACATTGCATCAGGTACCTCGGTTTTCCTGCTAAGATGCTTCTTCGGAATCAAACCAGATAACTGATAGAAACACTCTATAGTACTCATCAAACCAGTTGCACCAACAGGATGACCATAACCAATAAGCCCACCACCAGGATTCATAGGAATACTACCATGCAAATGTGTTTGTTCATCGCGGATAAACTGAGCAATATTATCTGTATTCGCAAGCCCTAAAGCCTTGTATATCTGCGCCTCAGAAGTAGAAAAAGCATCGTGTATCTCACCAAAATCAATTTCCTTCAAAGGGTTTTCTATACCAGCCATCTTATATGCCTGCTCCGCTGAACAACGACAAGCCCCAAACTCAGTCATCTCAGGATAACCAGGGCCATAACGCTCAGCCCAAGTAGGGTTATTCAACCTGTCACCCGCACGGATAGTACAACTAGAAAGCCCCATACCATCGATGGTTACATAACCATCAGGGTTAACCTTCTTAGCATATTCCTCGCAACAAACAAGAACAAAAGCAACACCACGCGACATAAGGCAACAATCATATTTTTTTATAGGATAAGAAATCAACTTAGAGTTCAATACATCATCAACTGTGATATACCTATGTTCGTTTCTATACCACTGAGCCTTCGGGTTGTCCATTGCATTGTTCTTGTTTTTAACAGCGATAGTCGCAACATCCTCCTCAGTAACCTTATTGTCCTTCATCCATTTATTAGCCATAGCAGCATAATATATTGGGTAGATACCACCAACCATCAACTCATAACGAGTATCAGATGCCATAGCGATAAACTCGCTACCCTGCGACTGTGAAACCGAATCCATTGTCTCCCAGCCGATAATACCAACCACGTCATGATGACCTGACATTACAGCAAGTGCAGCAGCATACAAAGCAGATCCGCCTGTGTTACCACCGTTTTCAACACGGTAATGAGGCAAACCAACAAGACCAAGGTGATCATGAATAATCCACTCAGGTGCCAGTTGATGTCCAAAATGCACAGAGAAATGCGAATAAATCATCAGATCCAAATCGCGTAGAGAAAAATCTGGTATGTCTCTCTGTGTTTCTTTAACACATTCAGCTGCTCCACCCTCAATAGTTTCAAAACCTGTAGGGCCATAGTCAAAAGGAGTTGTTGCCCCACCAACAACACAAACTTTTCTTGTCATATGTCTAACCTCTCTTCGTCAAGAGACGAAAAATTTTTATTATCCCCGTCTCACTCAAGATAAGTAATACAAAATCAATTGAAAAATGTTTTCGTTTTTTGCCGTATAAACTCTATTATTTTCCTATTACCATACCAGCAGGATCTATACTCTTCAGTATCTTCAATTCTTTGTCAGTAGGTGGTTTAGTAAAAGTAATCTTTTCTGGTATAATAATTTCAAACCCACTGTTTTCTTTGATCTGATCAACTGTGACACCAGGATGAATATATATCAATTTCATATCCTTTGTTTCATCATCAAAATCATAGACGCCAAGCTGTGTAATAACTCTATAAGGCCCACTACCTCTAGGCAGACCATTTTTTTCTCTTGAATCAAAACCATCAAGGTAACCAGGTGTTGTAAGAAAATCAACCTTTTCAACAAACCTATATTTATCCTGCCTCATTATAATGATGGTTTTGTTACAAAGCGTGCCCACATCATTCGCACCACCACTACCAGGTAGTCTTGCTTTTGGATGATCGTATGATCCTATCACAGTTGTGTTTATGTTCCCATGTTTATCTATCTGCGCAGCACCTAGAAAACCGTAGTCAATATAACCTGCTTGTGCCATCGACATAGAGTCATGCATACTAGATGCTGCAACAGCCATGTGAAATGTCCGCGAGTCACCAACAGAAATCGGTAAAACAGGGATCTCAGGTCCTATGCCGCCTGCCTCGAAAAACAACAACAGGTTTGGTGCGTGTGTACGCTGTGCAAGCATAGCAGCAATCATCGGTAAACCTGTACCAACAAAAACAGATTTCTTGTCCTCAAGCATATGAGATGCTACACATGCGAGCAGTTCTGTGGACGAATAAGGCTCTGATTTCTTTTCATCCTTTTTCTGTATCCATGGTGCACTCATGGGTTCTTCTAATCTCTCAATCCTTCTCAGGAGTTTAAGTTTTTTAGATCCACCAACAATTTCCAGATATTCTTTGAAATCTTTCACATCAAAAACATATCTTTTCAGATATTCTCTTACACCATCATCTGTTTTTGATAATGACAACCATTCACCAATATGTTCCTCATCAAAAAAATACTCATATGGCATCTGACATGGGTGAGCACCAAAAGGTACTTCAACAACTGCATCTACAAGATAAAAAGGTATGACTGTTTTATGCGGTTCACTCCTTATTTTTTTGTTTTCGATGATTTTCTCAGTTGTGATAATAACACGTCGCGCAGCACGAGATAACTCAAAATCCTCAACCATAATTCCATCGATTTGCGCATTCCCATATTTGTCGCATCTAGGTACATGTAAAACCGCTACATCAGGGTAACAAGCAGGTAGAATGCAAATACTTTTACCACTAAAAGGGTCCTTCATAATTCTAGCGGAACTATGTTTGAAAGTATCTGTACCAAGCATAACCCTAGTTGGAATAAATGGTAGCCCCATCATAGCAGCGAGAAAACGCCATTGATAACCAGCGTTACTTATCTCACCAGCAATCTTACATCTACCTGTTTCAACAGCCCGTCTAGATGCAGGTGATAAACCGCGTAGCTCATGACCAAAAGAATAGGCAACCTCTACTTTGTTTACACATCCTGATCCAACTAGGAGATCAAGGTCATGGACAGCTGTTTTACCTGCCATTGTTAGATCATGTTTTTTTTGTCTTATGATCTCATAAACA
The Candidatus Thermoplasmatota archaeon DNA segment above includes these coding regions:
- a CDS encoding amidohydrolase family protein, with the translated sequence MDYVSGEILTNKGFEKGYVGFEKNKIVETGKGSPPKKPVCTGLITPSFVNAHTHIGDSFIKKKDIDLPRKVEELVAPPHGLKHRLLKEATEEEIIAGMRDSIETMKAGGVSCFWDFRETGITGVSQLRKSLKNTGVSSLILSRPKHLNYDPEEVSFLLENSDGIGLSSISDWDYSELEKVARHTKKENKIFALHASERKREDIDLILGLKPDFLVHMVFATESDLERVKDDNVPVVVCPRSNMFYCLKPNLGLLKKQGVDLLIGTDNAMISSPSVLDEIRYIKTISNEFSTEELLTMATYGARKVLNVDDSIPAPDSTTGIVVLDKESFKPLYIMI
- a CDS encoding thiolase domain-containing protein (Catalyzes the synthesis of acetoacetyl coenzyme A from two molecules of acetyl coenzyme A. It can also act as a thiolase, catalyzing the reverse reaction and generating two-carbon units from the four-carbon product of fatty acid oxidation), with protein sequence MTRKVCVVGGATTPFDYGPTGFETIEGGAAECVKETQRDIPDFSLRDLDLMIYSHFSVHFGHQLAPEWIIHDHLGLVGLPHYRVENGGNTGGSALYAAALAVMSGHHDVVGIIGWETMDSVSQSQGSEFIAMASDTRYELMVGGIYPIYYAAMANKWMKDNKVTEEDVATIAVKNKNNAMDNPKAQWYRNEHRYITVDDVLNSKLISYPIKKYDCCLMSRGVAFVLVCCEEYAKKVNPDGYVTIDGMGLSSCTIRAGDRLNNPTWAERYGPGYPEMTEFGACRCSAEQAYKMAGIENPLKEIDFGEIHDAFSTSEAQIYKALGLANTDNIAQFIRDEQTHLHGSIPMNPGGGLIGYGHPVGATGLMSTIECFYQLSGLIPKKHLSRKTEVPDAMCGIVNSHAGTGTSISNFILRRH
- a CDS encoding CoA-transferase, which codes for MNQNEKGNGELVGWHDPDENRQWILNNKPRSLDDKTMTIKDAVSKFVKDGCFIAMGGFGHVRVSMSIVYEIIRQKKHDLTMAGKTAVHDLDLLVGSGCVNKVEVAYSFGHELRGLSPASRRAVETGRCKIAGEISNAGYQWRFLAAMMGLPFIPTRVMLGTDTFKHSSARIMKDPFSGKSICILPACYPDVAVLHVPRCDKYGNAQIDGIMVEDFELSRAARRVIITTEKIIENKKIRSEPHKTVIPFYLVDAVVEVPFGAHPCQMPYEYFFDEEHIGEWLSLSKTDDGVREYLKRYVFDVKDFKEYLEIVGGSKKLKLLRRIERLEEPMSAPWIQKKDEKKSEPYSSTELLACVASHMLEDKKSVFVGTGLPMIAAMLAQRTHAPNLLLFFEAGGIGPEIPVLPISVGDSRTFHMAVAASSMHDSMSMAQAGYIDYGFLGAAQIDKHGNINTTVIGSYDHPKARLPGSGGANDVGTLCNKTIIIMRQDKYRFVEKVDFLTTPGYLDGFDSREKNGLPRGSGPYRVITQLGVYDFDDETKDMKLIYIHPGVTVDQIKENSGFEIIIPEKITFTKPPTDKELKILKSIDPAGMVIGK